The Prinia subflava isolate CZ2003 ecotype Zambia chromosome 5, Cam_Psub_1.2, whole genome shotgun sequence genome window below encodes:
- the NAT10 gene encoding RNA cytidine acetyltransferase: MQRRKVDNRIRVLIENGVAERQRSLFVVVGDRGKDQVVILHHMLSKATVRARPSVLWCYKKELGFSSHRKKRMRQLQKKIKSGTLSIKDDDPFELFIAATNIRYCYYNETHKILGNTFGMCVLQDFEALTPNLLARTVETVEGGGIVVILLRTMNSLKQLYTMTMDVHSRYRTEAHQDVVGRFNERFILSLASCKMCLVIDDQLNILPISSHAASIAPVPPQSQEESLRPQDVELRELKESLQDTQPVGVLVDGCKTLDQAKAVLKFIEAISEKTLRSTVALTAARGRGKSAALGLAIAGAVAFGYSNIFVTSPSPDNLHTLFEFIFKGFDALQYQEHLDYEIVQSLNPEFNKAVVRVNVFKEHRQTIQYIHPADAVKLGQAELVVIDEAAAIPLPLVKNLLGPYLVFMASTINGYEGTGRSLSLKLIQQLRQQSAQSQVTLTAENKATATAKLTSARTLHEVSLHESIRYAPGDAVERWLNDLLCLDCLNITRIISGCPLPDSCDLYYVNRDTLFCYHRASEVFLQRLMALYVASHYKNSPNDLQMLSDAPAHHLFCLLPPVPPTQNSLPEVLAVVQVCLEGEISRQSIMSSLSRGRKASGDLIPWTVSEQFQDPDFGGLSGGRVVRIAVHPDYQGMGYGSRALALLQMYYEGKFPCLEEETVQKPKEITTVSSETVGLLEEVVTPRKDLPPLLLKLSERRAEHLDYLGVSYGLTPRLLKFWKRAGFVPVYLRQTPNDLTGEHSCIMLKMLNEEDSEQEPWLTAFWKDFRRRFLALLSYQFSSFSPSLALNILQNKNIKQQPQAPLSRAELEAAFIPYDLKRLEMYSRNMVDYHLIMDMVPTMARMFFLGHMGDISLSAAQSALFLGIGLQHKSLEQLEKELELPSSQLMGLFNRIVRKVVQLFNTVQEKAVEEQMAATKDVVMEPTLKSLNDDLEEAAKEFQEKHKQEVLKLKEMDLTQYIIRGDDEEWNEVLSKAGQNASVVSVKSDKKRKLETGRGPKQQKKFKKTKDLKQKRKK, encoded by the exons ATGCAGCGCCGCAAGGTGGACAATCGCATCCGCGTCCTGATCGAGAACGGCGTGGCGGAGCGGCAGCGGAGCCTGTTCGTGGTGGTGGGAGACCGCGGCAAGGACCAG GTCGTCATCCTCCACCACATGCTGTCCAAGGCCACGGTGAGGGCCAGGCCCTCGGTGCTGTGGTGCTACAAGAAGGAGCTGGGCTTCAGCAG ccACCGGAAGAAGAGGAtgaggcagctgcagaagaAGATCAAGAGCGGGACCCTGAGCATCAAGGACGACGATCCCTTCGAGCTGTTCATCGCGGCCACCAACATCCGCTACTGCTACTACAACGAGACCCACAAGATCCTGGGGAACACCTTTGGCATGTGTGTCCTGCAG GACTTTGAAGCCTTGACCCCAAACCTGCTGGCCAGAACCGTGGAGACGGTGGAAGGAGGCGGAATCGTGGTGATTCTGCTGAGAACCATGAACTCCCTGAAGCAGCTCTACACGATGACCATG GACGTTCACTCCCGGTACAGGACAGAGGCGCATCAGGACGTGGTGGGGAGGTTCAATGAGAG gttCATTCTGTCCCTGGCCTCGTGCAAGATGTGCCTGGTGATCGATGACCAGCTGAACATCCTGCCCATCTCCAGCCACGCCGCCAGCATCgcccctgtgccccctcagTCCCAG GAGGAGAGCCTGCGGCCCCAGGACgtggagctgagggagctgaaggAGAGCCTGCAGGACACGCAGCCcgtgggggtgctggtggatggcTGCAAAACCCTGGATCAG GCCAAAGCGGTTCTGAAGTTCATTGAAGCCATCTCAGAGAAGACCCTGAGGAGCACCGTGGCGCTGACAGCAGCCAGGGGCCGAGGGAAATCcgctgctctggggctggccaTCGCTGGAGCTGTGGCTTTTGG ttaCTCCAATATCTTTGTCACATCTCCCAGCCCTGACAACCTCCACACCCTCTTTGAGTTCATATTCAAAGGCTTTGATGCACTGCAGTATCAG GAACACCTGGACTATGAGATTGTCCAGTCCTTGAATCCAGAGTTCAACAAGGCAGTGGTCAGGGTGAACGTGTTCAAGGAGCACAGGCAGACCATCCAG TACATCCACCCCGCTGACGCTGTCAAGCTGGGCCAGGCCGAGCTGGTGGTGATCGACGAGGCCGCCgccatccccctgcccctggTGAAGAACCTGCTGGGCCCCTACCTGGTGTTCATGGCCTCCACCATCAACGG GTACGAGGGCACGGGCCGCTCGCTGTCCCTGAAGCTGATCCAGCAGCTGCGCCAGCAGAGCGCCCAGAGCCAGGTGACCCTGACAGCAGAGAACAAAGCCACGGCCACTGCCAAGCTCACCTCAG cccgcACGTTGCACGAGGTGTCGCTGCACGAGTCCATCAGGTACGCGCCCGGCGACGCCGTGGAGAGGTGGCTGAATGACCTGCTGTGCTTGGACTGCCTCAACATCACCAGGATCATCTCGGGCTGCCCTCTGCCAGACTCCTGTGACCT GTACTATGTAAATAGGGACACACTCTTTTGTTACCACAGAGCATCAGAAGTTTTCCTGCAGAGGCTCATGGCCCTCTATGTGGCTTCACACTACAAG AACTCTCCCAATGACCTCCAGATGCTCTCTGATGCCCCTGCCCATCACCTCTTCTGCCTCCTGCCGCCCGTTCCGCCCACCCAGAACTCGTTACCAGAGGTCCTGGCTGTGGTTCAG GTGTGCCTGGAGGGGGAGATCTCCCGCCAGTCCATCATGAGCAGCCTGTCCCGGGGAAGGAAAGCCTCTGGGGACCTCATTCCCTGGACCGTCTCGGAGCAG TTCCAGGATCCCGATTTCGGGGGCCTCTCGGGCGGGCGCGTCGTTCGCATCGCGGTTCACCCGGACTACCAGGGG ATGGGCTAcggcagcagagctctggctttGCTGCAGATGTACTACGAAGGCAAATTCCCATGTCTGGAAGAAGAAACAGTTCAAAAGCCAAAAGAAATCACAACTGTGAGCAGCGAG ACTGTTGGTCTATTGGAAGAGGTGGTGACACCTCGGAAGGATTtgcctcccctgctgctcaAACTGAGTGAGAGGCGAGCTGAGCACCTGGACTATCTCGGGGTGTCCTATGGCCTGACACCCAGACTGCTCAA GTTTTGGAAGCGTGCAGGATTTGTGCCAGTCTATCTGAGGCAGACCCCT AATGACCTGACAGGGGAGCACTCCTGCATCATGCTGAAGATGCTCAACGAAGAGGACTCTGAGCAGGAGCCCTGGCTCACTGCCTTCTGGAAAG ATTTCAGGAGGCGCTTCCTTGCCCTGCTCTCCTACCAGTTcagctccttctctccctccttggCCCTGAACATCCTGCAGAACAAGAACATCAAGCAGCAGCCCCAAGCAC ccctgagccGCGCCGAGCTGGAGGCAGCCTTCATCCCCTACGACCTGAAGAGGCTGGAGATGTACTCCCGCAACATGGTGGACTACCACCTCATCATGGACATGGTGCCCACCATGGCCAGGATGTTCTTCCTGGGCCACATGGGAGAcatctccctctctgctgctcagtcG GCGCTTTTCCTGGGGATTGGCCTGCAGCACAaatccctggagcagctggagaaggagctggagctgcccagcagTCAGCTGATGGGGCTCTTCAACAGGATCGTCCGCAAAGTGGTgcag CTGTTCAACACAGTCCAGGAAAAAGCTGTGGAGGAGCAGATGGCAGCAACCAAGGATGTTGTGATGGAGCCAACGCTGAAATCTTTAAACGACGATTTG GAGGAGGCTGCGAAGGAATTCCAGGAAAAGCACAAGCAAGAAGTGCTGAAACTGAAGGAAATGGACCTGACACA GTACATCATCCGGGGGGATGACGAGGAGTGGAACGAGGTGCTGAGCAAAGCGGGACAGAACGCCTCCGTCGTCAGCGTGAAAAG TGACAAGAAGAGAAAACTAGAAACAGGACGAGGACccaagcagcagaagaaattcaagaAGACCAAAGATCTaaagcagaagaggaagaaatga